One genomic region from Terriglobus aquaticus encodes:
- a CDS encoding putative quinol monooxygenase: protein MPENKVILLVEATVKPEYRDLIVAAANENLPLTIAEPGVEVFYQTVRQDDPNRLVFFEVFRSEAAHDFHMQQEYTKKVFKALEGRLAAPPTMTRLTEL, encoded by the coding sequence ATGCCTGAGAACAAAGTCATTCTGTTGGTAGAAGCCACGGTGAAGCCGGAGTATCGGGACCTGATTGTGGCGGCTGCAAACGAGAATCTACCGCTGACAATCGCCGAACCGGGCGTCGAAGTCTTCTACCAAACCGTTCGGCAGGACGATCCGAACCGGCTGGTGTTCTTCGAAGTGTTCCGTTCGGAAGCCGCCCATGACTTTCACATGCAGCAGGAGTACACGAAGAAAGTCTTCAAGGCACTCGAAGGACGGCTTGCTGCGCCGCCCACGATGACACGCCTGACCGAGCTGTAA
- a CDS encoding NAD(P)H-dependent oxidoreductase, with protein MSLIPALQKRYAVKKYNPAASISPEQLDILLEALRLAPTSFNLQPFRLLQVTDPVVRERIRTEAAFNQPQVTEASLFFVLAAETDVDERTIARSIDLAAAVRSVPRSALEARENQIKGFIMSFAPEQRLIWAQRQAYIALGVLVSAAAEAGIDVSPMEGFVPDKVDAILGLPARLLRSTVLVAVGVHSNGDEHAHLAKVRKPIEQIHQSL; from the coding sequence ATGTCCCTCATTCCTGCGCTGCAGAAGCGTTATGCAGTCAAGAAGTACAACCCTGCCGCGAGCATCTCGCCTGAACAGCTCGACATACTTCTGGAAGCGTTGCGGCTTGCGCCCACGTCGTTCAATCTGCAGCCCTTCCGTCTTCTACAGGTCACTGACCCTGTCGTTCGCGAGCGCATTCGAACGGAAGCTGCATTCAATCAGCCACAGGTTACGGAGGCTTCGCTGTTCTTCGTGCTGGCGGCCGAGACCGACGTTGACGAGCGGACCATTGCGCGTTCCATCGACCTGGCCGCTGCAGTGCGCAGTGTTCCTCGATCAGCTCTTGAGGCTCGCGAAAACCAGATCAAAGGGTTCATCATGAGCTTCGCTCCGGAGCAGCGCCTCATCTGGGCGCAGCGCCAGGCTTACATCGCATTGGGCGTGCTTGTGTCAGCGGCCGCAGAGGCTGGCATCGATGTCAGTCCCATGGAAGGTTTCGTGCCGGACAAGGTCGACGCGATCCTCGGTCTACCGGCAAGGCTCCTGCGCTCGACGGTGCTGGTAGCTGTGGGCGTTCACTCCAATGGCGATGAGCACGCGCATTTGGCGAAGGTTCGCAAACCGATCGAGCAGATCCACCAGAGCTTGTAA
- a CDS encoding FUSC family protein translates to MPRPTLASLWDYLKQELKPYPGRWWLVLRMVMAAAIMMLWVVTFRIPNAALGVYYTLLISRESASETWEGAWKLLASIGASLVFTLTGNILTAGSPVLHFLWVGLSFLVIFFLISAVREYRVATGFGFLAISSIPLWDFPTSTDRALTYTLWAALSVTMGAAVTVVVETVFAALHRTTPLEDGVLGRLSDVASVLHDPQHVARDTREQVLQYSEIGTGLLRRYLARADAGAAEYARQAVLIGLAGRLIDLTAALLIPAELETLTSADLEHLRILGDRVQAIREIGILQQGSTTPLVEQLPSPPTAATVVQLLHSTVDLLGQSLDQPQNADIYIASDELREAPVFKRDAFTNPQHLVFALRGGGAAMSCFLLYHLFAWPGLSSSLATCMITALSTTGSSRQKQILRVLGAITGGLVLGIGAQVFLTPAFDTVASFGAMFTAVTAIAAWIATSSPRISFYGVQIAFAFYLVHLRVFGPQRMLTPARDNVIGILLGLLAMWLIFDQWDAQQASTAMRTSFVHAMRQIVTLMRTRTAGNGSKADLLRSIRAQRDSINATFTQVRTLADSVLLEFSSDRSEALRVRRHIRTWTPELRAFFLLQVTLSHIRLISPDGRLLRHAEEVEEANAATLESLADYLEHGSAPPISSSLLRVPADGDSREYTIVCNSAKILKNLTPQFLALNGDGRPGDDPAEERLEGGA, encoded by the coding sequence GTGCCGCGTCCCACTCTGGCCTCTTTGTGGGACTACCTCAAGCAGGAGCTCAAGCCCTATCCCGGACGCTGGTGGCTCGTTCTCCGCATGGTGATGGCCGCGGCCATCATGATGCTGTGGGTCGTCACGTTCCGGATCCCCAACGCGGCCCTCGGCGTCTACTACACGCTGCTGATCTCTCGGGAGTCCGCCAGCGAAACCTGGGAAGGCGCATGGAAGCTTCTCGCCTCCATCGGTGCATCCCTCGTTTTCACTCTCACCGGCAACATCCTCACAGCGGGCTCACCCGTACTCCACTTTCTGTGGGTTGGCCTCTCGTTCCTGGTGATCTTCTTCCTGATCAGCGCCGTCCGGGAGTACCGCGTCGCTACCGGCTTCGGCTTCCTCGCCATCTCTTCTATTCCACTCTGGGACTTTCCCACCTCAACTGACCGCGCCCTCACCTATACCCTATGGGCTGCCCTCTCCGTCACCATGGGTGCCGCTGTCACCGTTGTCGTCGAAACGGTCTTTGCGGCCCTTCACCGCACCACGCCGCTCGAGGATGGCGTTCTCGGCCGCCTCAGCGACGTTGCATCCGTCCTGCACGATCCGCAACATGTAGCCCGAGACACCCGCGAACAGGTTCTCCAGTACTCCGAAATCGGTACCGGCCTGCTGCGCCGCTATCTCGCACGCGCCGATGCCGGAGCGGCCGAGTATGCACGCCAGGCAGTCCTTATCGGTCTCGCCGGCCGTCTTATCGACCTCACCGCAGCGCTCCTCATCCCTGCGGAACTGGAAACTCTCACATCAGCGGACCTCGAGCACCTGCGCATTCTCGGGGATCGGGTGCAGGCCATTCGAGAGATCGGCATCTTGCAGCAGGGCAGCACCACTCCGCTGGTGGAACAGCTGCCCTCGCCACCCACCGCTGCCACGGTTGTGCAATTGCTTCACTCCACCGTCGATCTGCTCGGCCAGTCGCTCGACCAGCCCCAAAATGCAGACATCTATATCGCAAGCGACGAGCTTCGCGAGGCGCCCGTCTTCAAACGCGACGCCTTCACCAACCCGCAGCATCTTGTGTTCGCACTCCGCGGCGGGGGCGCGGCCATGTCGTGCTTCCTGCTCTATCACCTCTTCGCGTGGCCGGGCCTTTCTTCCTCCCTTGCCACCTGCATGATTACCGCGCTCAGCACGACGGGGTCCTCGCGCCAGAAGCAGATTCTCCGCGTGCTGGGGGCCATCACAGGTGGCCTTGTGCTCGGCATCGGCGCGCAGGTCTTCTTGACGCCCGCGTTCGACACGGTAGCCTCGTTCGGAGCCATGTTCACGGCTGTTACCGCGATCGCCGCCTGGATCGCCACCTCCAGCCCACGAATCTCCTTTTATGGAGTGCAGATCGCCTTCGCCTTTTACCTGGTGCACCTGCGCGTTTTTGGACCGCAGCGAATGCTGACGCCCGCTCGCGACAACGTCATCGGCATCCTGCTCGGGCTGCTCGCCATGTGGCTCATCTTCGATCAGTGGGACGCGCAACAGGCGAGCACCGCCATGCGCACGAGCTTTGTTCATGCTATGCGCCAGATCGTCACGCTAATGCGCACCCGCACCGCTGGCAATGGCTCCAAGGCCGATTTGCTCCGCAGCATTCGTGCCCAGCGCGACAGCATCAACGCTACCTTCACGCAGGTCCGCACGCTCGCCGATAGCGTCCTGCTTGAATTCAGCTCCGACCGGTCCGAAGCGCTCCGCGTCCGCCGCCACATTCGCACATGGACGCCCGAGCTCCGCGCCTTCTTCTTGCTTCAGGTCACACTGTCCCACATCCGTCTGATCAGCCCGGACGGTCGCCTGCTGCGCCATGCCGAAGAAGTGGAAGAAGCAAACGCCGCCACGCTTGAGAGCCTCGCGGACTACCTCGAGCACGGCTCCGCGCCGCCTATCAGTAGCTCGCTCCTGCGCGTGCCCGCGGATGGCGACTCGCGGGAGTACACCATCGTCTGCAACAGTGCGAAGATTCTCAAGAACCTGACACCGCAGTTCCTCGCGCTCAATGGTGACGGAAGGCCCGGCGATGACCCCGCAGAAGAACGCCTCGAAGGCGGTGCCTGA
- the fabF gene encoding beta-ketoacyl-ACP synthase II, translated as MQVRLVEQRRVVVTGVGLISPVGIGTEETWAAILQGRSGIEKITLFDPRDHACKIAGEVKDFRPEAFIDRKDIKKTSRFIQFAIAAAEMAVRHAKLAMADEDPHRVGVHVGSGIGGFEVIEREHTRLMEGGPGRVSPFFITASIANLAAGQIAIRHGARGPNLTCATACTTGAHDIGEAFRILQRGEADVMLAGAGEAAVTPLSIAGFAAMKALSTRNEDPECASRPWDIGRDGFVTGEGAGILVLETLEHAQARNASILAEIVGYAANGDAFHTNAPPEDGSGIRRVMELALADAGISASDIAYLNAHATSTPLGDRAEATAIRQVFSANPDLWVSSTKSMTGHLLGGAGSLEAGLSVLALRDQVAPPMTNLETEDPACTFPLVLSQPRAMESRYVMSNSFGFGGTNASLIFKRMP; from the coding sequence ATGCAAGTGCGGTTGGTTGAGCAGAGGCGCGTGGTGGTCACGGGTGTAGGACTGATTAGTCCCGTCGGTATCGGCACGGAAGAGACCTGGGCCGCCATCCTTCAGGGCCGCTCCGGAATCGAGAAAATCACACTCTTCGACCCAAGAGACCACGCATGCAAGATCGCGGGAGAGGTGAAGGACTTTCGGCCTGAGGCCTTCATCGACCGCAAGGACATCAAGAAGACCAGCCGCTTCATCCAGTTTGCGATTGCAGCCGCGGAGATGGCTGTTCGTCATGCCAAGCTCGCTATGGCTGATGAGGATCCACACCGTGTTGGCGTGCACGTCGGTAGCGGTATCGGAGGCTTTGAGGTCATCGAGCGCGAGCACACTCGGCTCATGGAAGGTGGTCCAGGCCGGGTCTCGCCCTTTTTCATAACAGCATCGATCGCAAACCTCGCCGCGGGTCAAATCGCGATTCGCCACGGCGCTCGCGGGCCAAACCTCACCTGCGCTACGGCCTGTACCACCGGAGCACACGACATCGGAGAGGCGTTTCGGATCCTGCAGCGTGGCGAGGCAGACGTCATGCTCGCTGGTGCCGGCGAGGCCGCCGTTACTCCCCTCTCTATTGCCGGCTTCGCTGCGATGAAGGCCCTCTCGACGCGTAACGAAGATCCCGAGTGCGCGTCCCGCCCTTGGGACATCGGTCGGGACGGCTTTGTGACGGGCGAGGGTGCAGGCATCCTTGTACTTGAAACTCTGGAGCATGCCCAAGCCCGCAATGCGTCGATTCTGGCGGAGATCGTTGGCTATGCCGCGAATGGGGACGCCTTCCACACCAATGCTCCTCCAGAGGATGGGAGCGGAATCCGCCGAGTCATGGAGCTTGCCTTGGCTGACGCTGGAATCTCCGCGTCCGACATCGCTTACCTGAATGCTCACGCCACGTCCACTCCGCTGGGTGACCGCGCGGAGGCCACGGCCATCAGGCAGGTCTTCTCCGCGAACCCTGACCTTTGGGTAAGTTCGACGAAGTCGATGACAGGCCACCTTCTCGGCGGCGCTGGAAGCCTCGAAGCGGGTCTGTCCGTTCTGGCGCTGCGCGATCAAGTAGCACCGCCAATGACCAACCTTGAGACCGAAGACCCTGCTTGCACTTTTCCTTTGGTGTTGAGCCAGCCGAGAGCGATGGAATCGCGCTATGTGATGTCTAACTCCTTTGGTTTCGGAGGGACAAATGCTTCTTTGATCTTCAAGCGAATGCCCTAG
- a CDS encoding zinc-dependent alcohol dehydrogenase family protein — translation MRRLQLTAFGDAAKVVRLDSAPAPSLAADDLLVQMESAPMNRSDFMLVEGKYGVRPEFPYNVGSEGVGRVIGTGHAASALDGKRVLILPTYEQGTWAEQTVVSSRNVVEVSESADPVQLAMIGINPATAYLLLKQYTHLMPGDWIGQTAANAAMGQYIVQLAKLAGLKTLNVVRRQEAADAVRAFGGDAVVLQGDDLKQQIEAALGSDRLSVAFDTLGGEPIGTLLQFVRDGGVGVGYGLQTGVFPKIDPVDMYFRGLSFHGFWLIRWLRNAPRAEVQWTYQHLASLVAEGKLFAQVEQTYSLEQYQEALAHAQTAERSGKILFRF, via the coding sequence ATGCGTCGTTTACAACTCACAGCTTTTGGAGACGCTGCGAAGGTAGTCAGGCTGGACAGTGCACCGGCACCGTCGCTTGCCGCGGACGATCTGCTGGTGCAGATGGAATCGGCTCCGATGAACCGATCCGACTTCATGCTGGTGGAAGGCAAATATGGGGTGCGGCCCGAGTTCCCGTACAACGTCGGTTCGGAAGGTGTTGGCCGCGTAATCGGTACCGGCCACGCGGCAAGTGCTCTGGACGGAAAGCGGGTGCTGATTCTGCCAACGTACGAGCAAGGGACGTGGGCGGAACAGACCGTGGTTTCCAGCCGAAACGTGGTGGAGGTGAGCGAATCCGCCGACCCGGTTCAACTCGCCATGATCGGCATCAACCCGGCAACCGCGTACCTCCTTTTGAAGCAATACACGCACCTGATGCCAGGCGACTGGATTGGCCAGACCGCCGCAAACGCAGCCATGGGGCAATACATCGTGCAGTTGGCGAAGCTGGCTGGCCTGAAGACATTGAACGTGGTGCGGCGGCAAGAGGCTGCAGATGCCGTACGCGCCTTTGGGGGCGACGCAGTCGTGCTGCAGGGCGATGACCTCAAGCAGCAGATTGAGGCTGCCCTCGGTTCCGATCGCCTCAGCGTCGCCTTCGACACGCTCGGAGGCGAACCCATCGGAACGCTTCTGCAGTTTGTGCGCGATGGCGGTGTCGGTGTTGGGTACGGCTTGCAGACCGGCGTCTTCCCCAAGATCGACCCCGTGGATATGTACTTCCGCGGACTCAGCTTTCACGGCTTCTGGCTGATCAGGTGGCTTCGGAATGCTCCGCGAGCAGAGGTGCAGTGGACCTACCAGCATCTTGCGTCGCTCGTCGCGGAAGGCAAGCTCTTCGCCCAAGTTGAGCAGACGTACTCGCTCGAGCAATACCAGGAAGCTCTGGCGCATGCACAAACCGCAGAGCGCAGCGGCAAGATCCTGTTTCGTTTCTAA
- a CDS encoding SDR family oxidoreductase — translation MSQSRILVTGGSGRLGQMVLDQLLHAGVSGIITTTRTPDKLGAYASLGVDLRHADLNDPQTLSKAFQGADRLLLISTDDLFSGRRVQQHTNAIDAAKRAGVRHIHYTSMPEPEASTAIPFSSDHVATEATIRESDLSYTILRVAWYAENPVELGLIPAALRTGTWLTSAGAGRIAYVTRSDVARAAAAALVRDKETSQIYDITGPHAMSAAELAAALSRSVDRPIEVRQVDDTALARELVASGVSPQLAPMLVTTDANTRAGNFERVSHAVQELTGVPPTSFESFLVKNKARLLGATDK, via the coding sequence ATGAGTCAATCAAGAATCTTAGTCACGGGGGGCAGTGGACGCCTTGGCCAAATGGTGTTGGACCAACTGCTACATGCGGGTGTGTCGGGCATCATCACAACCACGCGCACACCAGACAAGCTGGGCGCCTATGCAAGCCTTGGTGTGGATTTACGTCATGCAGATCTCAATGATCCGCAAACATTGAGCAAGGCATTCCAAGGTGCTGATCGTCTGTTGCTGATCTCGACAGATGATCTCTTCTCCGGCAGACGCGTTCAGCAGCACACGAATGCGATCGACGCAGCGAAGCGCGCGGGAGTTCGCCACATCCACTACACCTCGATGCCGGAGCCCGAGGCGAGCACTGCCATTCCGTTCTCCTCGGACCACGTGGCTACCGAAGCCACGATACGGGAGAGCGATCTCTCCTACACGATTCTTCGCGTCGCTTGGTACGCCGAAAACCCGGTAGAACTAGGCCTAATCCCCGCTGCGCTGAGGACCGGCACCTGGCTGACCTCAGCAGGTGCTGGGAGGATTGCTTACGTGACGCGCTCCGATGTCGCGCGCGCCGCCGCCGCAGCTCTTGTGCGCGACAAAGAAACCAGCCAGATCTACGACATCACCGGACCGCACGCGATGTCAGCGGCCGAGTTGGCAGCTGCCCTGTCCCGCTCAGTCGATCGCCCCATTGAGGTGCGGCAGGTTGACGATACCGCCCTTGCACGCGAGTTGGTCGCGAGTGGCGTATCTCCACAGCTTGCACCGATGCTCGTCACCACCGATGCGAATACCCGAGCCGGCAACTTCGAACGTGTATCGCATGCCGTCCAGGAACTTACAGGTGTTCCCCCAACGAGCTTTGAGTCTTTTCTCGTGAAGAACAAGGCGCGGCTTCTGGGGGCCACAGACAAGTAA
- a CDS encoding YtcA family lipoprotein encodes MKFRAPYLCATLPLLLLAGCAHNPSVNVLGSYFPGWVFCVFVASLLTVFVRFLLRRLGWEHQLAPLVVIYPSIAILFCLTLWLIFFGVR; translated from the coding sequence ATGAAATTCAGAGCACCCTATCTCTGCGCTACGCTACCGCTCTTGCTCTTGGCGGGCTGCGCACACAACCCATCCGTCAACGTCCTGGGCTCCTACTTTCCGGGTTGGGTATTTTGCGTTTTCGTCGCATCGCTGCTTACTGTGTTCGTACGCTTTCTTCTACGCCGGCTCGGCTGGGAGCACCAGCTCGCTCCGCTCGTCGTCATCTATCCGTCGATCGCCATCCTTTTCTGTCTGACTCTATGGCTCATCTTCTTCGGGGTGCGATAA
- a CDS encoding efflux RND transporter periplasmic adaptor subunit: MPTQTSSADSQAPVQSLVGKVVSAVIVLLSLLMVLFAIWITTRNPRTDDAEVFANFIGIAPVVEGPITELPVKDNQLVRAGDLLFHIDDAPYLYALQNAQSQQAALAGQIDNESRHIAAQQHAASAAAAGIDTALANNQRNAADVLQAVAQVDQAKAELQRATEEASYAKANAERIAPLLAKRYVTPDQLQQAQTLSASRAQSVGTAQAALAAAQARLEAARAGQRASAANVTQSGAQYRQSQSAVDILSPLTAQRGARAAAVSRAQYDYDHTRVYAPFDARVTNLRISEGAYAKAGQQVFTLIDTRVWWVIANFRETQLQRIHVGDPVEVYTMSHPNERLHGTVDSIGYAVTPDADTIGRLSPDLPDTQRTLNWVHLASRYPVRIRIDHPAADRLRIGESSTVIVHPAH; the protein is encoded by the coding sequence ATGCCGACCCAGACGTCATCCGCAGACTCGCAAGCTCCCGTCCAGTCCCTGGTCGGCAAGGTTGTCAGCGCTGTGATCGTGCTGCTTTCTCTGCTTATGGTCCTATTTGCCATCTGGATCACCACAAGAAATCCACGCACTGATGACGCCGAGGTCTTCGCCAACTTCATCGGCATCGCGCCCGTTGTCGAAGGCCCCATCACCGAGCTACCGGTCAAAGACAACCAACTTGTTCGCGCCGGTGATCTTCTCTTCCACATCGACGACGCTCCCTACCTCTACGCGCTGCAGAACGCGCAGTCGCAGCAGGCAGCGCTCGCCGGCCAGATCGACAACGAGAGCCGCCATATCGCCGCGCAGCAACACGCCGCAAGCGCAGCGGCGGCCGGCATCGATACTGCACTGGCGAACAATCAGCGCAATGCTGCCGATGTGCTGCAGGCTGTCGCGCAGGTCGATCAAGCGAAAGCCGAGCTCCAGCGAGCGACGGAGGAAGCCAGCTATGCGAAGGCCAATGCCGAGCGCATCGCACCTCTGCTTGCTAAGCGCTATGTCACTCCAGACCAGTTACAGCAGGCACAGACTCTCAGCGCCTCGCGCGCGCAATCCGTTGGCACCGCGCAGGCAGCGCTTGCAGCCGCACAGGCCAGGCTGGAGGCGGCACGCGCCGGCCAGCGCGCCTCCGCCGCTAACGTCACGCAGAGCGGGGCACAGTATCGGCAGTCGCAATCCGCCGTCGATATTCTGAGCCCGCTCACCGCACAGCGTGGAGCCCGTGCCGCCGCTGTCAGCCGGGCCCAATACGACTACGACCACACCCGCGTCTACGCTCCCTTTGACGCGCGCGTCACAAACCTTCGCATCTCCGAGGGCGCCTACGCAAAGGCCGGCCAACAGGTATTCACCCTCATCGATACCCGTGTCTGGTGGGTCATCGCCAACTTTCGTGAGACGCAGCTTCAGCGCATCCACGTCGGCGACCCCGTTGAGGTCTACACGATGTCGCATCCCAACGAGCGTCTTCACGGCACGGTCGACAGCATCGGTTACGCCGTAACGCCAGACGCCGACACCATCGGCCGCCTCAGCCCAGACCTTCCCGATACGCAACGCACTCTCAACTGGGTGCACCTCGCCTCGCGCTACCCGGTGCGCATCCGCATCGACCACCCCGCGGCCGACCGCCTCCGCATTGGTGAGTCCTCCACCGTCATCGTTCACCCAGCTCATTAG
- a CDS encoding TolC family protein — MRNQPQESLDAAREGASRVRDASLRSSRVCALDFHIVLFATISVFFALGARAQELPSRPDRPWLTPDQTKLATRAIANRQPKEAELEDRVYTLSDLIDFAEAHNPETREAWQAAVAQAKETNVARSALFPSLDVGFLALSQRNGVLLYDTFVIQELGIGEVSARLTYTVFDANERLNRVRQQRELLHAASFRFNDAHRKLLYSVMHGYYTLLNAQGQREAAQANYTSAAAVADSTQARFDEGLATLPDLSEAKAAAAQANYEVQLRIGDERKAAGTLATTLTAPPDSAFKVQSIADLEIPSTMADTARGLIETALHNRPDLLAQASNVDAAKAGVRAARSRYYPSVSFNGTLGELRAIGGQSDYLAAYATGKVWDAEMNLRWNVFDGGERRNRVAEGQADVRREQEALRASQDRIESEVWNAYVDAQTALRQRDAATALLNASQDSYNQALESYQAGVRNIVDVLTAQRQLAQARFEDTAARVAVLDSFAQVQLRTGTLLRLVSQMPRTAGARQP; from the coding sequence ATGCGCAATCAGCCACAGGAATCGCTCGATGCGGCACGGGAAGGAGCATCCCGGGTTCGCGACGCTAGCCTGCGATCTTCGCGCGTTTGCGCGCTCGACTTTCACATCGTACTTTTTGCAACGATCTCCGTTTTCTTCGCTCTAGGAGCCAGGGCACAAGAGCTCCCCTCGCGACCCGACCGGCCCTGGCTGACTCCGGACCAGACAAAGCTCGCCACCAGAGCCATTGCGAACCGCCAACCGAAAGAGGCCGAACTCGAAGACAGGGTCTACACTCTCTCCGATCTCATCGACTTCGCCGAGGCTCACAACCCGGAAACCCGCGAAGCCTGGCAAGCAGCCGTCGCTCAGGCGAAAGAGACAAACGTCGCCCGCAGCGCACTATTCCCATCCCTCGATGTCGGCTTCCTTGCTCTCAGCCAACGCAATGGCGTGCTGCTCTACGACACCTTCGTTATTCAGGAACTCGGCATCGGTGAAGTCAGCGCGCGCCTCACCTATACGGTCTTTGACGCTAACGAGCGTCTGAACCGGGTTCGGCAGCAACGTGAACTACTCCACGCTGCATCGTTCCGCTTCAATGACGCGCATCGCAAGCTGCTCTACAGCGTCATGCACGGTTACTACACCTTGCTCAATGCACAGGGGCAGCGCGAAGCGGCCCAAGCGAACTACACCAGTGCCGCGGCAGTTGCCGACTCCACGCAGGCGCGCTTTGACGAGGGCCTTGCCACGCTGCCCGACCTGTCCGAGGCCAAGGCTGCAGCCGCGCAGGCGAACTACGAAGTGCAGCTTCGTATCGGTGATGAAAGGAAGGCGGCCGGCACTCTCGCGACCACGCTTACAGCGCCCCCAGACAGCGCCTTCAAGGTGCAGTCCATCGCCGATCTGGAGATTCCCTCCACTATGGCCGATACGGCTCGCGGACTCATTGAGACCGCGCTGCACAACCGCCCTGACCTGCTCGCGCAAGCATCCAACGTCGATGCCGCGAAAGCCGGGGTCCGCGCTGCCCGCAGCCGATATTATCCCAGCGTCAGTTTCAACGGTACGCTCGGGGAACTCCGCGCCATCGGCGGCCAAAGCGACTATCTGGCCGCCTACGCCACCGGCAAAGTCTGGGATGCCGAAATGAACCTCCGTTGGAACGTCTTCGACGGGGGTGAGCGCCGCAATCGCGTAGCAGAGGGCCAAGCGGATGTGCGGCGCGAACAGGAGGCTCTTCGTGCATCACAGGACCGCATCGAGTCCGAAGTCTGGAATGCCTATGTTGACGCTCAGACTGCGCTACGCCAGCGCGATGCAGCCACCGCCCTGCTGAATGCTTCGCAAGACTCCTACAATCAGGCCCTCGAAAGCTACCAGGCTGGCGTTCGCAACATCGTGGACGTGCTTACCGCACAGCGCCAGCTTGCCCAGGCACGCTTTGAGGACACGGCGGCGCGGGTGGCCGTGCTCGACAGCTTTGCCCAAGTGCAATTGCGCACTGGCACACTGCTGCGCCTTGTTTCTCAGATGCCAAGGACTGCCGGAGCAAGACAGCCATGA
- a CDS encoding DUF507 family protein has translation MRLSRDKVNKLAHVIADTLADTDQAEFLEDRNTLRQEARRILEQLFVEETRIDGAARQKILSQQRIIPEGSQEWDILYRKYYNDEVKRLGV, from the coding sequence ATGCGCCTTTCCCGGGACAAAGTGAACAAGCTGGCTCACGTGATCGCGGATACTCTTGCGGATACTGACCAGGCGGAGTTCCTTGAAGATCGGAACACGTTGCGCCAGGAGGCGCGACGGATCCTGGAGCAGCTCTTCGTCGAGGAAACACGCATCGACGGTGCTGCCCGGCAGAAAATTCTGTCTCAGCAGCGGATCATCCCGGAAGGTTCCCAGGAATGGGACATCCTGTACCGGAAGTACTATAACGACGAGGTCAAACGGCTCGGAGTGTAA
- a CDS encoding SDR family oxidoreductase, with protein MSGKLQGKIALITGGNSGIGLATAQEFIKQGAFVYVTARRQAELDRAVESLGAHSRGIRTDVSNLAELDALFTRVKQEKGRIDILFVNAGVASFSPLGSITEEHFDQHFNTNVKGLLFTVQKALPLIPNGGSILLNASIESKQGKPAFSVYSATKAAVRSFARGWTNDLKDRGIRVNVISPGPIETPGLNGLAGVTDAEHLKGFHDHLGSDIPLGRIGRAEEVARVAVFLASADASFVAGIELFVDGGVAQV; from the coding sequence ATGTCAGGGAAACTGCAAGGCAAAATCGCACTCATCACCGGAGGCAACTCCGGTATCGGCCTCGCGACGGCACAGGAATTCATCAAACAAGGTGCCTTCGTGTACGTCACCGCGCGGCGTCAGGCTGAGCTCGACAGAGCCGTGGAGTCCCTCGGAGCACATTCCCGCGGCATCAGGACGGATGTCAGCAACCTTGCCGAGCTGGATGCACTTTTCACCCGGGTGAAGCAGGAGAAGGGCCGCATCGACATCCTGTTCGTGAATGCAGGTGTGGCAAGCTTCTCGCCGCTGGGCTCGATCACGGAAGAGCATTTTGACCAGCACTTCAACACAAACGTGAAAGGCCTGCTCTTCACCGTGCAAAAGGCGCTGCCGCTCATCCCCAACGGTGGTTCGATCCTTCTCAACGCGTCTATCGAATCTAAGCAGGGCAAGCCTGCCTTCAGCGTCTATTCGGCGACGAAAGCAGCGGTGCGGTCTTTCGCTCGCGGCTGGACGAACGATCTGAAGGATCGCGGGATTCGTGTCAACGTAATCAGCCCGGGTCCCATCGAAACGCCTGGCCTGAACGGACTCGCCGGCGTCACGGACGCTGAACATCTGAAAGGATTTCACGACCATCTCGGATCGGACATTCCCCTCGGGCGTATCGGTCGCGCGGAAGAGGTGGCGAGAGTCGCCGTCTTCCTCGCGTCAGCAGATGCGAGCTTTGTCGCTGGCATTGAGCTCTTCGTTGATGGTGGCGTTGCCCAGGTCTAA